The following are encoded in a window of Kaistia algarum genomic DNA:
- a CDS encoding sensor histidine kinase — translation MTASLDEQLPVRNPPRRLRLRLWRRLGARMLRSVGPHLFSSLTRRIVVLNLAALIVLVSGILYLNQFRAGLIDARLESLLTQGEIIAGAIAASASVETNTITIDPDKLLEQQAGENLAPGLNQVEGLDFPINPERVAPVLRRLISPTRTRARIYDRDGSLILDSSNLYSRGQVLRFDLPATAEDEPALFDRIWEWVKIHLQRDDLPIYHELAGLSGKDYPEVATALVGSPSSIVRITERGELIVSVAVPIQRYRSVLGVLLLSTQGGDIDAIVHAERMAIVRVFLVSAAVVVVLSILLAGTIAAPLRRLADAADRVRRGASSRPQIPDYSSRQDEIGHLSVALREMTQALFNRIEAIESFAADVSHELKNPLTSLRSAVETLPLAKTAASKARLNEIIQHDVQRLNRLISDISDASRLDAELARQDALPVDVAKIADAVVSIAREIASPEGPQIRLEVAKAETPDAYVVLGHDGRLGQVFTNLLDNARSFTPKEGHVRVSVKRSGAFVDIVVEDDGPGIGADQIERIFERFYTDRPEQEAFGQNSGLGLSISKQIVEAHRGRIWAENVGRSGAEKGLAHGARFTVRLPAASA, via the coding sequence ATGACGGCGAGCCTCGACGAGCAGCTTCCCGTCCGCAATCCGCCGCGGCGCTTGCGGCTGCGGCTGTGGCGGCGTCTCGGCGCGCGCATGCTGCGCTCGGTCGGGCCGCATCTCTTTTCGAGCCTGACGCGGCGGATCGTCGTCCTTAACCTCGCGGCGCTGATCGTTCTCGTCTCCGGCATCCTGTATCTGAACCAGTTCCGCGCCGGCCTGATCGACGCGCGGCTCGAGAGCCTTCTGACGCAGGGCGAGATCATCGCCGGGGCGATCGCCGCTTCGGCGAGCGTCGAGACCAACACCATCACGATCGATCCCGACAAGCTGCTGGAACAGCAGGCCGGTGAAAACCTGGCGCCGGGCCTCAATCAAGTCGAGGGTCTCGATTTCCCGATCAATCCGGAACGCGTGGCGCCGGTGTTGCGGCGCCTGATCTCGCCGACGCGCACGCGCGCCCGCATCTATGACCGCGACGGCAGCCTGATCCTCGATTCCTCCAATCTCTATTCCCGCGGCCAGGTGCTGCGCTTCGACCTCCCGGCGACGGCGGAGGACGAGCCGGCCCTGTTCGATCGCATCTGGGAATGGGTGAAGATCCATCTGCAGCGCGATGATCTGCCGATCTATCACGAACTCGCGGGCCTCTCCGGCAAGGACTATCCGGAGGTCGCGACGGCCCTTGTCGGCAGTCCGTCCTCGATCGTGCGCATTACCGAGCGCGGCGAACTGATCGTGTCCGTCGCCGTGCCGATCCAGCGCTATCGATCGGTGCTCGGGGTGCTGCTGCTCTCGACCCAGGGCGGCGATATCGATGCGATCGTTCACGCCGAGCGCATGGCGATCGTGCGCGTCTTCCTGGTCTCGGCAGCCGTCGTCGTCGTCCTGTCGATCCTGCTGGCCGGCACCATCGCCGCGCCGCTCCGCCGCCTCGCCGATGCGGCCGACCGCGTACGCCGCGGCGCCTCCTCGCGCCCGCAGATCCCCGACTATTCGAGCCGGCAGGACGAGATCGGCCATCTTTCGGTGGCGCTACGCGAGATGACGCAGGCGCTCTTCAACCGCATCGAGGCGATCGAGAGCTTCGCGGCCGATGTCAGTCACGAACTGAAGAACCCGCTGACATCGCTTCGCAGCGCCGTGGAGACGCTGCCGCTCGCCAAGACGGCGGCGTCGAAGGCACGGCTCAACGAGATCATCCAGCATGACGTCCAGCGGCTGAACCGCTTGATCAGCGACATCTCCGACGCCTCGCGCCTCGATGCCGAGCTGGCCCGCCAGGACGCGCTGCCGGTGGATGTCGCGAAGATTGCCGATGCGGTGGTCTCGATCGCGCGCGAAATCGCATCGCCGGAAGGGCCGCAGATCCGCCTCGAGGTTGCCAAGGCGGAGACGCCCGATGCCTATGTCGTGCTCGGCCATGACGGGCGCCTCGGCCAGGTCTTCACCAACCTTCTCGACAATGCCCGCTCCTTCACGCCGAAAGAGGGCCATGTCCGGGTCAGCGTGAAGCGCAGCGGCGCCTTCGTCGATATCGTCGTCGAGGATGACGGGCCGGGAATCGGCGCCGACCAGATCGAGCGCATCTTCGAGCGCTTCTATACCGATCGCCCCGAGCAGGAGGCGTTCGGGCAGAATTCCGGCCTTGGCCTTTCCATTTCCAAGCAGATCGTCGAGGCCCATCGCGGCCGCATCTGGGCGGAGAATGTGGGTCGCTCCGGGGCCGAGAAAGGCTTGGCGCATGGCGCGCGCTTCACCGTGCGCCTGCCGGCGGCGTCGGCCTGA
- a CDS encoding PAS domain-containing sensor histidine kinase: protein MLASSLLFIPGSTASAADALSSTALSGPSGVVALSASLGVVLFSILSVVVVLRARRRAERDNAALRLRLADLRSAADRAEALVDVDDQRLVAWSGAGEAPLVMGRLPEICGAPVDRSNFLAFGTWLPPASASRLDAAIERLRGRGETFTLALDTRSGTVVEVTGRTSAGRAVARFRDLTGDRLTLAELESRHRRLSLEVGAMRALFEAADMPAWIRNRDGRLEWVNAAFARAVEAPDPEDAAERGAELLDTAGRQAIIRAHAAGPFFSGRLPIVVAGARRAFDVVDVVSEAGSAGIAVDVTELETLQSTMRRLVEFHARTLDQLATAVAIFGADRRLRSYNAAFRSLFGLDDAFLAAMPDESAVLDAMRAGRRLPEQADFKSWRKELLAAYQSVDTREHWWHLPDGQTLRVLSNPHPQGGMTWIYENVTERLDLESRYNALIQVQGETLDHLSEGVVVFGSDGRLRLNNPAFAEIWQLGADFLADRPHVGEIVRACRRFHDQPADWANLTADVIGVGDRRAARSGRMERRDGHMLDYATIPLPNGQTMVTFVDVSDSVRVARALTEKNEALEAADGLKNAFIQHVSYELRSPLTNIIGFTQLLSDDGVGPLNDKQREYTGYILSSSGALLAIVNDILDLATVDAGIIALELGDVDVAATISAATEGVRDRLVESRIRLETSIAPDIGSFVGDEKRVRQILYNLLSNAVGFSPTDSRVVLTAKRNGAAVEFTVADEGPGISPEFIRQVFDRFESRTSGAARGGAGLGLAIVKSFVELHGGTVAIDSEEGRGTTVTVRLPTRPATMAEAAE from the coding sequence ATGCTCGCTTCCTCGCTCCTTTTCATACCCGGATCGACCGCCTCGGCCGCCGACGCGCTCTCGTCCACAGCTCTCTCCGGGCCGTCCGGCGTCGTGGCACTGTCCGCCAGCCTCGGCGTCGTCCTGTTCTCGATCCTAAGCGTCGTCGTGGTGCTGCGAGCCCGCCGTAGAGCCGAGCGCGACAACGCGGCGCTCCGCCTTCGCCTCGCTGACCTTCGCTCTGCGGCCGACCGGGCCGAGGCTCTCGTCGATGTCGACGATCAGCGCCTCGTCGCCTGGAGTGGCGCCGGCGAGGCGCCTTTGGTCATGGGACGCCTGCCGGAGATTTGCGGTGCGCCGGTCGACCGGTCGAATTTCCTGGCCTTCGGCACCTGGCTGCCGCCGGCCTCGGCCTCGCGCCTCGACGCCGCGATCGAGCGGTTGCGCGGACGCGGCGAGACATTCACGCTGGCGCTCGACACGCGAAGCGGGACGGTCGTCGAAGTGACGGGGCGCACATCCGCCGGCCGCGCCGTCGCCCGCTTCCGCGACCTGACCGGCGACCGTCTGACGCTCGCCGAGCTGGAATCGCGCCATCGCCGCCTTTCCCTCGAGGTCGGCGCCATGCGAGCGCTGTTCGAGGCGGCAGACATGCCAGCCTGGATCCGCAATCGCGATGGCCGGCTCGAATGGGTGAACGCCGCCTTTGCCCGCGCGGTCGAGGCGCCCGATCCCGAGGACGCCGCCGAGCGAGGCGCCGAGCTGCTCGACACAGCCGGACGCCAGGCGATCATCCGCGCCCATGCCGCCGGGCCCTTCTTCTCGGGCCGATTGCCGATCGTTGTCGCCGGCGCCAGGCGGGCCTTCGATGTCGTCGATGTCGTGTCCGAGGCCGGCAGTGCCGGCATCGCCGTCGACGTCACGGAACTTGAGACGCTGCAGAGCACGATGCGGCGCCTCGTCGAATTCCATGCGCGCACGCTCGATCAGTTGGCGACCGCGGTGGCGATCTTCGGCGCCGACCGGCGGCTGCGGTCCTACAATGCCGCCTTCCGCTCGCTGTTCGGCCTCGACGACGCCTTCCTGGCCGCCATGCCGGATGAAAGCGCGGTGCTGGACGCGATGCGTGCCGGCCGCCGACTGCCCGAGCAGGCCGATTTCAAGAGTTGGCGCAAGGAATTGCTCGCAGCCTATCAATCGGTCGACACCCGTGAACATTGGTGGCATCTGCCGGACGGACAGACGCTGCGCGTGCTCTCCAATCCGCATCCGCAAGGCGGCATGACGTGGATCTACGAGAACGTCACGGAACGACTCGACCTTGAAAGCCGCTACAATGCGCTGATCCAGGTCCAGGGCGAGACGCTCGACCATCTCTCGGAAGGCGTCGTCGTCTTCGGATCCGACGGAAGGCTGCGCCTCAACAATCCCGCCTTCGCCGAGATCTGGCAGCTCGGCGCCGATTTCCTGGCCGATCGGCCGCATGTCGGCGAGATCGTGCGTGCCTGCCGACGCTTCCACGACCAGCCGGCGGATTGGGCCAATCTGACCGCCGACGTGATCGGGGTCGGCGACCGGCGCGCCGCCCGCAGTGGGCGCATGGAGCGTCGCGACGGGCATATGCTCGACTATGCCACCATCCCGCTGCCGAACGGCCAGACCATGGTCACCTTCGTCGATGTCAGCGATTCGGTGCGCGTCGCCCGGGCGCTGACCGAGAAGAACGAGGCGCTGGAGGCGGCGGACGGGCTCAAGAACGCCTTCATCCAGCATGTGTCCTATGAGCTGCGCTCGCCGCTCACCAACATCATCGGCTTCACGCAGCTACTTTCCGACGACGGCGTCGGCCCGCTCAACGACAAGCAGCGCGAATATACCGGCTACATCCTCTCCTCAAGCGGCGCGCTGCTCGCCATCGTCAACGACATTCTCGACCTCGCCACCGTCGATGCCGGGATCATCGCGCTCGAACTTGGCGATGTCGACGTCGCGGCGACGATCTCTGCGGCGACGGAAGGCGTGCGCGATAGGCTGGTCGAATCGCGCATCCGCCTGGAGACGAGCATCGCGCCAGATATCGGCTCGTTCGTCGGCGACGAGAAGCGCGTCCGCCAGATCCTCTACAATCTCCTGTCCAATGCCGTCGGCTTCTCGCCGACCGACAGCCGCGTCGTGCTCACGGCCAAGCGCAATGGCGCGGCCGTCGAATTCACCGTCGCCGACGAAGGCCCTGGCATCTCGCCGGAGTTCATCCGTCAGGTATTCGACCGCTTCGAGAGCCGGACATCGGGCGCAGCCCGGGGCGGTGCGGGGCTGGGCCTTGCCATCGTCAAGAGCTTCGTCGAGCTGCATGGCGGCACCGTCGCGATCGATTCGGAGGAAGGCCGCGGCACGACCGTCACCGTCCGCTTGCCGACCCGCCCGGCGACGATGGCTGAAGCCGCGGAATGA
- a CDS encoding HugZ family pyridoxamine 5'-phosphate oxidase: MADETSFDAIATARSVIRNARSASLGTLDETGAPFVSLVTFATMPDLRPVLSLSDLAVHAKNLKRDPRASLLFVAPGGESGNPLAGSRLTLTGRLAPTDDEAALWRYQQMHGDSTTSFADFHTYRFEVSGSHLVAGFGRIVAIAPDELLPDHSDCGDVLAGEKMVVEHMNADHADAIGFYAVKLLGLEPANWRMTGSDPDGIDLAFSEKRARLDYPARARTVAEAGGYLKNFAKEARERA; this comes from the coding sequence ATGGCAGACGAGACCTCGTTCGACGCAATAGCGACGGCCCGGTCGGTGATCCGGAATGCGCGCTCCGCCAGCCTGGGGACGCTCGACGAGACCGGCGCCCCGTTTGTCAGCCTCGTGACCTTTGCCACGATGCCGGACCTTCGTCCGGTGCTGTCGCTTTCCGATCTCGCCGTCCATGCGAAAAACCTGAAGCGCGATCCGCGCGCCTCGCTGCTTTTCGTTGCCCCCGGCGGCGAGAGCGGCAACCCGCTTGCCGGCTCGCGGCTTACCCTGACGGGCCGGCTGGCGCCGACGGACGACGAAGCGGCGCTCTGGCGCTACCAGCAGATGCATGGCGACAGCACCACGAGCTTCGCCGACTTCCACACCTACCGCTTCGAGGTCTCCGGCTCCCATCTCGTCGCCGGATTCGGCCGGATCGTTGCGATTGCCCCCGACGAGCTTCTGCCCGACCATTCGGATTGCGGCGACGTGCTGGCGGGCGAAAAGATGGTCGTCGAGCATATGAACGCGGACCACGCCGACGCGATCGGCTTCTATGCCGTCAAACTGCTCGGGCTGGAGCCCGCGAACTGGCGCATGACCGGCAGCGATCCGGACGGCATCGATCTGGCCTTTTCGGAAAAGAGGGCGCGCCTTGACTATCCCGCGCGCGCCCGAACCGTCGCGGAGGCCGGCGGCTATCTCAAGAACTTCGCCAAGGAGGCGCGGGAACGCGCCTGA
- a CDS encoding PTS sugar transporter subunit IIA, producing the protein MIGLVLVTHGQLATEFRAALEHVVGRQSQIETIAIGPEDDMERRRQDIVDAVKGVDDGSGVILLTDMFGGTPSNLAISVMEAGRIEVIAGVNLPMLIKLASVRGEKPLQAAIQGAQEAGRKYINVASQVLAGQ; encoded by the coding sequence ATGATCGGGCTCGTCCTTGTCACCCACGGCCAGCTCGCCACCGAGTTCCGCGCCGCCCTGGAGCACGTCGTCGGCCGCCAGAGCCAGATCGAGACGATCGCGATCGGTCCGGAGGACGATATGGAGCGCCGGCGTCAGGACATCGTCGATGCCGTCAAAGGCGTCGATGACGGCAGCGGCGTCATCCTGCTCACCGACATGTTCGGCGGCACCCCGTCCAACCTCGCCATATCGGTGATGGAAGCCGGCCGCATCGAGGTCATCGCCGGCGTCAATCTGCCAATGCTTATCAAGCTCGCCAGCGTGCGCGGGGAGAAGCCGCTGCAGGCGGCCATCCAGGGCGCTCAGGAGGCGGGACGCAAATATATCAATGTCGCCAGCCAGGTTCTGGCGGGCCAATGA
- a CDS encoding phosphoenolpyruvate carboxykinase, with translation MTENGIFNPSFGADRFGLKWLAGLYWNYGAPELYEQSLRRGEGRLTADGALTVETGVHTGRSPQDKFIVRDAATEATVWWDNNKPLSAAHFDTLYADMLSHAANRELFAQDLFGGADPTERVNVRVFTEKAWHSLFIRNLLIRPDVAALKTFVPKLTILDLPSFKASAERHGARTETMIACDFSRGIVLVAGTSYAGEIKKAVFTYLNFTLPAKGVMPMHCSANIGPEGDTAVFFGLSGTGKTTLSADPARTLIGDDEHGWGPQGVFNFEGGCYAKTIRLSAEAEPEIYATTKRFGTVLENVPLAPVTRVPDFDDASKTENTRAAYPLDFIPNASDTGRGGHPKVIVMLTADAFGVMPPIARLTPAQAMYHFLSGYTAKVAGTEKGVSEPQATFSTCFGAPFMPRHPAEYGNLLRELIAEHGVSCWLVNTGWTGGAYGTGRRMPIKATRTLLAAALDGSLDQGRFYLDRTFGFQVPTDVAGVEPHLLHPRKTWQDKAGYDAQAARLVGMFLKNFEKFSAYVDDEVVNAAPGMVA, from the coding sequence GTGACCGAGAACGGCATTTTCAATCCTTCTTTCGGCGCCGATCGCTTCGGCCTGAAGTGGCTTGCCGGTCTCTATTGGAACTACGGGGCGCCCGAGCTCTATGAACAGTCATTGCGCCGCGGCGAGGGTCGCCTGACCGCCGATGGCGCGCTGACGGTCGAGACCGGCGTCCATACCGGCCGTTCGCCGCAGGACAAGTTCATCGTGCGCGACGCCGCCACCGAGGCGACTGTCTGGTGGGACAACAACAAGCCGCTGTCCGCGGCGCATTTCGATACGCTCTATGCCGATATGCTGTCGCATGCGGCCAATCGCGAACTGTTCGCGCAGGACCTTTTCGGCGGCGCCGATCCGACCGAGCGCGTCAATGTGCGCGTCTTCACCGAGAAGGCCTGGCATTCGCTCTTCATCCGCAATCTCCTGATCCGTCCGGATGTCGCGGCGCTGAAGACCTTCGTGCCGAAGCTGACCATTCTCGACCTGCCCAGCTTCAAGGCGAGCGCCGAGCGCCACGGCGCCCGCACCGAGACGATGATCGCCTGCGATTTCTCCCGCGGCATCGTGCTGGTCGCCGGAACCTCCTATGCCGGCGAGATCAAGAAAGCCGTCTTCACCTATCTGAACTTCACCCTGCCGGCGAAGGGCGTCATGCCGATGCACTGCTCGGCCAATATCGGCCCCGAGGGCGACACGGCCGTGTTCTTCGGCCTTTCCGGCACGGGCAAGACGACGCTTTCGGCCGATCCCGCGCGCACGCTCATCGGCGACGACGAGCATGGCTGGGGTCCGCAGGGTGTCTTCAACTTCGAAGGCGGCTGCTACGCCAAGACGATCCGCCTCTCGGCCGAGGCCGAGCCGGAGATCTATGCGACCACCAAGCGCTTCGGGACGGTACTCGAAAACGTGCCGCTCGCCCCGGTTACCCGCGTTCCCGACTTTGACGATGCGTCGAAGACCGAGAACACCCGCGCCGCCTATCCGCTCGACTTCATCCCGAATGCCAGCGATACGGGCCGCGGCGGCCACCCGAAGGTCATCGTCATGCTGACGGCCGATGCCTTCGGCGTGATGCCGCCGATCGCTCGGCTGACCCCGGCGCAGGCCATGTATCATTTCCTCTCCGGCTACACGGCCAAGGTCGCGGGAACCGAGAAGGGCGTGAGCGAGCCGCAGGCGACGTTCTCGACCTGCTTCGGCGCCCCGTTCATGCCGCGTCATCCGGCCGAATATGGCAATCTGCTGCGCGAACTCATCGCCGAGCACGGCGTCTCCTGCTGGCTGGTTAATACCGGCTGGACCGGCGGCGCCTACGGCACCGGACGGCGGATGCCGATCAAGGCGACCCGTACGCTGCTCGCCGCGGCCCTTGATGGATCGCTCGACCAGGGCCGGTTCTATCTCGACCGCACCTTCGGCTTCCAGGTTCCCACGGACGTCGCCGGTGTCGAGCCGCATCTCCTGCATCCGCGCAAGACCTGGCAGGACAAGGCCGGCTATGATGCGCAGGCGGCGCGGCTCGTCGGCATGTTCCTGAAGAACTTCGAGAAGTTCTCGGCCTATGTCGACGACGAGGTTGTCAACGCCGCGCCGGGCATGGTCGCGTAA
- a CDS encoding methylated-DNA--[protein]-cysteine S-methyltransferase → MLNIPAALAACEPMPLLTPEADYEIVRRAIEFLSERWREQPSLERVAKHVGMNPLSLQKLFTRWCGLSPKAFIQALTLDHARALLAADASILDTSYEVGLSGPGRLHDLFVTHEAMSPGAYKARGEGVIMKWGFHGSPFGYALIMVSDRGLAGLAFADPGEERAALLDMQSRFPCATYEEDQQATAPYAARIFEPSRWREDTPLRIVLIGSDFEVRVWETLLSVPLGHAATYSQIAEKVANPKAARAVGAAVGRNPISFVVPCHRILGKSGALTGYHWGLTRKRAILGWEQGVVSQPAEGDEA, encoded by the coding sequence ATGCTGAACATCCCCGCCGCCCTTGCCGCCTGCGAGCCCATGCCGCTCCTGACGCCGGAGGCCGATTACGAGATCGTCCGCCGCGCCATCGAGTTTCTGTCGGAACGCTGGCGTGAGCAGCCGTCGCTGGAGCGCGTGGCCAAGCATGTCGGCATGAACCCGCTGTCGCTGCAGAAGCTGTTCACGCGCTGGTGCGGCCTGTCGCCGAAGGCCTTCATCCAGGCCCTGACCCTCGACCATGCCCGTGCCCTGCTCGCCGCCGATGCGTCGATCCTCGATACGAGCTACGAGGTCGGCCTTTCGGGGCCGGGCCGGCTGCATGACCTCTTCGTCACCCATGAGGCGATGAGCCCGGGCGCCTACAAGGCGCGCGGCGAGGGCGTCATCATGAAATGGGGTTTTCATGGCTCGCCCTTCGGCTATGCGCTGATCATGGTCTCGGACCGCGGCCTCGCCGGACTCGCCTTCGCCGATCCGGGCGAGGAGCGCGCGGCGCTGCTCGACATGCAAAGCCGCTTCCCCTGCGCGACCTATGAGGAAGACCAGCAGGCGACGGCGCCCTACGCGGCACGCATCTTCGAGCCCTCGCGCTGGCGCGAGGATACGCCGCTCCGGATCGTGTTGATCGGCTCGGATTTCGAGGTGCGGGTGTGGGAGACGCTTCTGTCCGTGCCGCTCGGCCATGCCGCGACCTATTCGCAGATCGCCGAGAAGGTGGCGAACCCCAAGGCGGCGCGGGCGGTGGGTGCCGCGGTCGGGCGAAACCCGATCTCCTTCGTCGTGCCCTGTCACCGCATCCTCGGCAAGTCTGGCGCGCTGACCGGCTATCATTGGGGCCTGACGCGCAAGCGCGCCATCCTCGGCTGGGAGCAGGGCGTCGTCAGCCAGCCGGCGGAGGGCGACGAGGCTTGA
- the ahcY gene encoding adenosylhomocysteinase: MAKVHDYAIKDIGLADWGRKELSIAETEMPGLMSVRAEFGPTQPLKGARIAGSLHMTIQTGVLIETLKALGADVRWASCNIYSTQDHAAAAIAASGTPVFAIKGESLVDYWDYTHRIFEWADGGVPNMILDDGGDATVLIHLGQRAEDGDTAFLEQPENEEEEVLFASIKKRLGTHPGWYGKIARSIKGVTEETTTGVHRLYEMQKQGKLLWPAINVNDSVTKSKFDNLYGCRESLVDGIRRGTDVMMSGKVAMVAGFGDVGKGSAASLRQAGCRVMVSEVDPICALQAAMEGYEVTTMEDAAPRADIFVTATGNVDVITIEHMRAMKDRAIVCNIGHFDSEIQIAALRNLKWNNVKPQVDEIEFASGKRIILLSEGRLVNLGNATGHPSFVMSASFTNQTLAQIELWTKPGHYERKVYTLPKYLDEKVAALHLAKIGVKLTKLSEKQSSYIGVAETGPFKPEHYRY; encoded by the coding sequence ATGGCCAAGGTGCACGACTACGCGATCAAGGATATTGGACTCGCCGATTGGGGCCGCAAGGAACTGTCGATCGCCGAGACCGAGATGCCGGGGCTCATGAGCGTTCGCGCCGAGTTCGGTCCGACGCAGCCGCTGAAGGGCGCGCGCATCGCCGGTTCGCTGCATATGACGATCCAGACGGGCGTGTTGATCGAGACGCTGAAGGCGCTCGGCGCCGATGTCCGCTGGGCCTCCTGCAACATCTATTCGACGCAGGACCACGCCGCGGCGGCGATCGCTGCTTCCGGTACGCCGGTCTTCGCCATCAAGGGCGAGAGCCTCGTCGACTATTGGGATTATACGCACCGCATCTTCGAATGGGCCGATGGCGGCGTTCCGAACATGATCCTCGACGATGGCGGCGACGCCACGGTGCTCATCCATCTCGGCCAGCGCGCCGAGGATGGCGACACCGCCTTCCTGGAACAGCCGGAGAATGAGGAAGAGGAAGTCCTCTTCGCCTCGATCAAGAAACGCCTCGGCACCCATCCAGGCTGGTACGGCAAGATCGCCAGATCGATCAAGGGCGTCACCGAGGAGACGACCACCGGCGTGCATCGCCTCTACGAGATGCAGAAGCAGGGCAAGCTGCTCTGGCCGGCCATCAACGTCAACGATTCGGTCACCAAGTCGAAATTCGACAATCTCTATGGTTGCCGCGAATCGCTGGTCGACGGCATCCGTCGCGGCACCGACGTCATGATGTCGGGCAAGGTCGCCATGGTCGCCGGCTTCGGCGATGTCGGCAAGGGCTCGGCCGCCTCGCTGCGCCAGGCCGGCTGCCGCGTCATGGTTTCGGAAGTCGATCCGATCTGCGCCCTGCAGGCGGCGATGGAAGGCTATGAGGTCACGACCATGGAAGATGCGGCGCCGCGCGCCGACATCTTCGTCACGGCCACCGGCAATGTCGATGTCATCACGATCGAGCATATGCGGGCCATGAAGGACCGCGCGATCGTCTGCAACATCGGCCATTTCGACAGCGAGATTCAGATCGCCGCGCTGCGGAACCTGAAGTGGAACAACGTCAAGCCGCAGGTCGACGAGATCGAGTTCGCCAGCGGCAAGCGCATCATCCTTCTGTCGGAAGGGCGCCTGGTCAATCTCGGCAATGCCACCGGTCATCCGAGCTTCGTCATGTCGGCGTCCTTCACCAACCAGACGCTGGCACAGATCGAACTCTGGACCAAGCCCGGCCATTATGAGCGCAAGGTCTACACGCTACCGAAATATCTCGACGAGAAGGTCGCGGCGCTGCATCTGGCCAAGATCGGCGTCAAGCTGACCAAGCTGTCGGAGAAGCAGTCGTCCTATATCGGCGTCGCCGAAACGGGTCCGTTCAAGCCGGAACATTACCGCTACTGA
- a CDS encoding HPr family phosphocarrier protein: protein MTDDAALCRDLPIINRRGLHARASAKFVQCADSFDAVITVSKDQNMVGGTSIMGLMMLAAGIGSSIRVTAEGPQAQEALDAIEKLLADKFGEEE from the coding sequence ATGACGGACGACGCCGCACTCTGCCGCGACCTCCCCATCATCAACCGCCGCGGCCTGCACGCCCGTGCCTCGGCCAAATTCGTTCAATGCGCCGACAGCTTCGATGCGGTCATCACCGTCTCGAAGGACCAGAACATGGTCGGCGGCACCTCGATCATGGGCCTGATGATGCTCGCCGCCGGCATCGGCTCCTCCATCCGCGTCACCGCGGAAGGCCCGCAGGCCCAGGAAGCCCTCGACGCGATCGAGAAGCTCCTCGCCGACAAGTTCGGCGAGGAGGAGTAA
- a CDS encoding response regulator transcription factor, translating to MPTIALVDDDRNILASVSIALESEGYRVQTYTDGASALDGFQQSLPDLAILDIKMPRMDGMELLRRLRQRTDLPVIFLTSKDDEIDELFGLKMGADDFIKKPFSQRLLVERVKAVLRRFQPRDAAPVPGKVPDAAKNLDRGALSMDQERHTCTWNGEPVTLTVTEFLILYALAQRPGVVKSRNALMDAAYDDQVYVDDRTIDSHIKRLRKKFKAVDDDFDMIETLYGVGYRFKEA from the coding sequence ATGCCGACGATTGCCCTCGTCGATGATGATCGCAACATTCTTGCGTCTGTATCCATCGCGCTCGAATCGGAAGGCTACCGTGTCCAGACTTATACGGACGGTGCTTCCGCGCTGGATGGCTTTCAGCAAAGTCTTCCCGATCTTGCCATCCTCGACATCAAGATGCCGCGTATGGACGGGATGGAGCTTCTGCGCCGCCTGCGCCAGCGCACGGATCTTCCCGTCATCTTCCTGACCTCGAAGGATGACGAGATCGACGAATTGTTCGGCCTGAAGATGGGCGCCGACGACTTCATCAAGAAGCCGTTCTCGCAGCGCCTTCTGGTCGAGCGGGTCAAGGCGGTGCTCCGCCGCTTCCAGCCGCGCGACGCGGCGCCTGTGCCCGGCAAGGTGCCGGACGCGGCGAAGAATCTCGATCGTGGTGCTCTCTCCATGGATCAGGAACGCCATACCTGCACCTGGAACGGCGAGCCGGTGACGCTCACGGTGACGGAGTTCCTGATTCTCTACGCCCTCGCCCAGCGCCCTGGGGTGGTGAAGAGCCGCAATGCGCTGATGGACGCCGCCTATGACGATCAGGTCTATGTGGACGACCGGACCATCGATAGCCATATCAAGCGCCTGAGGAAGAAGTTCAAAGCCGTCGACGACGATTTCGACATGATCGAGACGCTCTACGGCGTCGGCTACCGCTTCAAGGAAGCGTGA
- a CDS encoding HPr kinase/phosphorylase: MGQTPKALPATVHASAIQVEGRGVLVRGQSGSGKSSLVLALLIAGRDDCRLIADDRVVLAAEAGRLFASPPEPLAGLIEVRGQGILRQPYLSSAEIGLVVDLQPVELCSRLPSAAAAEIEIEGVRLRRMALPIGQADGWVRVLAAIRFPAVPV; encoded by the coding sequence ATGGGACAAACGCCAAAAGCCTTACCGGCGACGGTCCATGCCTCGGCAATTCAAGTCGAGGGGCGCGGCGTGCTGGTGCGGGGCCAGAGCGGCAGCGGCAAGTCGTCGCTCGTCCTCGCCCTGCTCATCGCCGGTCGGGACGACTGCCGCCTGATCGCCGACGACCGCGTCGTCCTGGCCGCTGAGGCGGGCCGGCTTTTCGCGTCGCCGCCGGAGCCGCTGGCTGGCCTGATCGAGGTGCGTGGCCAGGGGATCCTTCGCCAACCCTATCTATCTTCAGCGGAAATCGGTCTCGTCGTCGACCTGCAGCCCGTCGAACTCTGTTCCCGCTTGCCATCGGCGGCAGCGGCGGAAATCGAGATTGAAGGGGTCCGCCTCAGGCGCATGGCCTTGCCGATCGGGCAGGCCGATGGCTGGGTGCGGGTGTTGGCCGCCATCCGCTTTCCGGCGGTTCCAGTTTAG